A single region of the Lysinibacillus sp. B2A1 genome encodes:
- the paaX gene encoding phenylacetic acid degradation operon negative regulatory protein PaaX produces the protein MGANTQSMIFTLYGDYIMRYGSKIWIGSLIRLLKEFGHTEQNVRVSVSRMVKQGWLQSERQGNRSYYFLTKRGKKRMEEAANRIFKLKPNKWDQKWRLLMYTIPEDKRQIRDELRKELLWSGFGSFSNGCWISPNNLEEEVKLLIQKYDIADYVDFFSAEYIGPHNHEALIEKSWSLTEIEARYEEFMNQYSKQYIVHQSAISKEEMSDAECFVERTNLVHEYRKFLFIDPGLPQELLPPMWSGNHAALLFQQYYKLLEEPSYRFFEEIFHADN, from the coding sequence ATGGGCGCTAATACACAGTCAATGATTTTTACACTCTATGGTGATTATATTATGCGCTACGGTTCTAAAATTTGGATTGGTAGCTTAATTCGTTTATTGAAGGAATTTGGCCATACAGAGCAAAATGTACGTGTATCCGTATCTAGAATGGTCAAACAAGGGTGGTTACAATCTGAAAGACAAGGGAACCGTAGTTATTATTTTTTAACAAAACGAGGTAAAAAACGCATGGAAGAAGCGGCCAATCGTATTTTTAAACTTAAACCCAACAAATGGGACCAAAAATGGCGACTTCTGATGTATACTATTCCAGAAGACAAACGTCAGATTCGAGACGAATTACGCAAAGAACTCTTATGGAGCGGATTTGGTTCTTTTTCAAATGGCTGCTGGATATCACCCAACAACTTAGAAGAAGAAGTTAAATTGCTTATTCAAAAATATGATATTGCTGATTACGTAGATTTCTTTTCAGCCGAATATATTGGGCCGCATAATCATGAGGCACTTATTGAAAAAAGCTGGTCATTGACAGAAATTGAAGCGCGATATGAGGAATTTATGAATCAATATAGTAAGCAATATATCGTGCATCAAAGTGCCATCTCTAAAGAAGAAATGTCAGATGCTGAATGTTTTGTAGAGCGTACAAATCTTGTTCATGAATATCGTAAATTTCTATTTATCGACCCAGGTCTTCCACAAGAATTATTACCTCCTATGTGGAGTGGAAATCACGCAGCATTATTGTTTCAACAATACTATAAATTACTGGAAGAGCCATCCTATCGTTTCTTTGAGGAAATTTTCCACGCTGATAATTAA
- a CDS encoding 3-hydroxyacyl-CoA dehydrogenase — MKKVIVIGSGVMGRGIAYVSAVGGFETAIIDINEQALENAQNEITSIFEKSIKRGKLTAQQAQEAKLRLAYVTDLEAVAKNADLIIEAVPEKKDIKKAVFEQMEQFASPNCLFATNTSTMSPTEIASYAKRPEQTIAMHFFNPVHKMELVEIIRGLETSDETAQTIREIAEKMGKQTVIINEFPGFVTSRISALVGNEAFYMLQEGLGTPEDIDKAIKLGLNYPMGPFELVDLVGLDARLNNLRYLHEKLGEKYRPAPLLEQYVQAGRLGRKSGKGVYDYTEQKEVIRK; from the coding sequence ATGAAAAAAGTCATTGTCATCGGATCAGGCGTTATGGGTCGTGGAATTGCGTACGTAAGCGCAGTCGGTGGTTTTGAAACAGCTATTATCGATATTAACGAACAAGCGTTGGAAAATGCCCAAAATGAAATTACATCTATTTTTGAAAAATCCATTAAACGTGGAAAATTAACAGCACAACAAGCTCAAGAAGCTAAATTACGTCTTGCTTATGTGACAGATTTAGAGGCTGTTGCAAAAAATGCAGATTTAATCATTGAAGCTGTGCCAGAGAAAAAAGATATTAAAAAAGCTGTGTTTGAACAAATGGAACAGTTTGCATCCCCCAACTGTTTATTTGCAACAAATACCTCAACAATGAGTCCAACAGAAATTGCTTCTTATGCGAAACGACCTGAACAAACAATCGCGATGCACTTCTTTAATCCCGTACATAAAATGGAGCTAGTCGAGATTATAAGAGGTCTTGAAACAAGCGATGAGACTGCACAAACAATTCGAGAAATCGCTGAAAAAATGGGTAAACAAACTGTTATCATTAACGAATTCCCAGGTTTTGTTACTAGTCGTATCAGTGCACTCGTTGGTAATGAAGCATTTTACATGTTACAAGAGGGTTTAGGTACACCCGAAGATATTGATAAAGCGATTAAACTTGGCTTAAATTACCCAATGGGTCCATTTGAGTTGGTAGATTTAGTTGGTCTCGATGCACGCCTAAATAATTTGCGTTATTTACATGAAAAACTCGGTGAAAAATACCGTCCAGCACCACTACTTGAACAATATGTACAAGCTGGGCGTTTAGGACGTAAAAGCGGAAAAGGTGTTTATGACTATACCGAGCAAAAAGAGGTGATAAGAAAATGA
- a CDS encoding cation-efflux pump — protein MGHNHDHGHDHTHGANKKVLILSFIIITGYMVVEAIGGFLTNSLALLSDAGHMLSDSISLAIALLAFMFGEKAANYSKTYGYKRFEILAAVLNGVTLILIALFIFYEAIERFANPPEVATKGMLIISTIGLLINILVAWIMMRGSDTKDNLNMRGAFLHVLSDMLGSVGAIVAALLIMFFGWGWADPLASVIVALLVLRSGYYVTKAAVHVLMEGTPSNVDIQEIIQTIEQTKGVQSIHDLHIWTITSGTNALSCHAVVDDQLKITDSENILREIEHNLEHKGIKHVTIQLETAAHQHDNSILCQLKAEPSHHDHQH, from the coding sequence ATGGGACATAATCATGATCACGGCCATGATCATACACATGGCGCTAATAAAAAAGTATTAATATTATCATTTATTATAATTACAGGATATATGGTGGTTGAAGCAATTGGCGGTTTTTTAACAAATAGTTTGGCTCTTTTATCAGACGCAGGACATATGTTAAGTGACTCAATTTCTTTAGCCATAGCATTACTTGCATTTATGTTTGGAGAGAAGGCAGCAAATTACAGTAAAACATATGGTTACAAACGATTTGAAATTTTAGCTGCGGTGTTAAATGGTGTGACATTAATCTTAATAGCTTTATTTATTTTCTACGAGGCAATAGAGCGTTTTGCAAATCCACCAGAAGTGGCAACTAAAGGTATGCTTATTATTAGTACGATTGGCCTTCTTATTAATATTTTGGTAGCTTGGATAATGATGCGTGGAAGCGACACAAAGGATAATTTAAATATGCGAGGTGCATTTTTACATGTACTAAGTGATATGCTGGGATCTGTAGGAGCTATTGTTGCCGCTTTACTAATTATGTTTTTTGGTTGGGGCTGGGCTGATCCGCTGGCAAGTGTAATTGTCGCATTGTTGGTATTAAGAAGTGGCTACTATGTAACGAAGGCTGCTGTTCATGTTTTAATGGAGGGAACTCCTTCAAACGTCGACATTCAAGAAATTATTCAAACTATTGAACAGACAAAAGGTGTCCAAAGTATACATGATCTACACATTTGGACAATAACAAGTGGAACGAATGCACTTTCCTGTCACGCGGTGGTTGATGATCAGTTGAAAATTACGGATAGTGAGAATATATTACGAGAAATTGAACATAATCTTGAGCATAAGGGCATTAAGCATGTAACAATTCAATTAGAAACTGCAGCACATCAGCATGACAATTCAATTTTATGCCAATTAAAAGCAGAACCGTCTCATCATGATCATCAACATTAA
- a CDS encoding betaine-aldehyde dehydrogenase: protein MTQQVQEQVSVKRDFYHLIINGEKVESSNGGTFQTINPATGEVVATIAKASQEDAERAVQAAREAFDHGKWKQYPINRRAQVLNKIAAIMRSRFNEIVELEMLDTGKSLGTAQGQVHQAIEDFEFYAGAIVGHRGTVNNLPGQFHNYTEKEPVGVCAQIVPWNYPLMMTAWKIAPAIAVGCSVIVKPASLTPLTAIILGEICIEAGVPAGVVNIIPGSGKDVGNYLVEHKQVDKVAFTGSTPVGKGIMEKASQTLKRVTLELGGKSPNLVFEDADIDAAVDGSLYGIFYNSGQSCEARSRLYVHKDIYDEFLEKFVAKTKAIKLGDPFDKGTHMGAIIDLDQLNVIDGYVQSAIEEGATILAGGKVATVEGFENGFWYEPTVIADVNHSMKVVREEIFGPVVVIMPFSDEKEAIRLANDSEFGLGSAVWSKDGARATRIANQIQAGIVMVNCPFSAMPGTPFGGYKQSGFGRELCIETLDLYTETKSIISYYGSRPLNPLGV, encoded by the coding sequence ATGACACAACAAGTACAAGAGCAAGTATCAGTGAAGCGTGACTTTTACCATTTAATTATTAATGGTGAAAAAGTTGAAAGCAGTAATGGTGGGACATTCCAAACGATTAACCCTGCAACAGGTGAAGTCGTTGCAACTATCGCAAAAGCATCTCAAGAAGATGCCGAGCGTGCAGTACAAGCGGCTCGCGAGGCTTTTGATCACGGAAAATGGAAACAATATCCTATTAATCGCCGTGCACAAGTACTCAACAAGATTGCTGCCATCATGCGTTCACGCTTCAATGAAATTGTAGAACTTGAAATGCTTGATACAGGAAAATCACTTGGCACTGCACAAGGTCAAGTACACCAAGCAATCGAAGACTTCGAGTTTTATGCAGGTGCAATCGTCGGTCACCGTGGCACAGTGAACAACTTACCAGGTCAATTTCATAACTACACAGAGAAAGAGCCAGTCGGTGTATGTGCTCAGATTGTTCCTTGGAACTATCCACTAATGATGACCGCATGGAAAATTGCCCCAGCTATTGCTGTTGGATGTTCCGTTATTGTCAAACCAGCTTCTTTAACACCTTTAACTGCAATTATTTTAGGAGAAATTTGCATAGAAGCAGGCGTTCCAGCGGGTGTTGTGAACATCATTCCAGGCTCAGGTAAAGATGTAGGGAATTACTTAGTGGAACATAAACAAGTCGACAAAGTAGCCTTCACAGGTTCTACACCTGTTGGCAAAGGCATTATGGAAAAAGCATCTCAAACATTAAAACGTGTCACATTAGAGCTTGGTGGTAAGTCACCAAATTTAGTGTTCGAAGATGCAGATATCGATGCTGCAGTAGATGGTTCACTATACGGTATTTTCTATAACTCAGGTCAATCATGTGAAGCACGTTCACGCTTATACGTGCACAAAGACATTTACGATGAATTTTTAGAAAAGTTTGTCGCAAAAACAAAAGCGATTAAACTAGGCGATCCCTTCGATAAGGGCACACATATGGGCGCAATTATCGACTTAGATCAATTAAATGTCATCGACGGCTATGTACAATCTGCCATTGAAGAAGGCGCGACAATTTTAGCAGGTGGAAAAGTTGCGACAGTTGAAGGCTTTGAAAATGGTTTCTGGTACGAACCAACTGTTATTGCAGATGTGAACCACTCTATGAAAGTTGTACGTGAAGAAATCTTTGGTCCAGTGGTAGTTATAATGCCATTTAGTGATGAAAAAGAAGCGATTCGCTTAGCAAATGATTCAGAATTCGGCTTAGGCTCAGCGGTTTGGTCAAAAGACGGTGCACGTGCTACACGAATTGCAAATCAAATCCAAGCAGGAATCGTAATGGTTAACTGCCCATTCTCTGCAATGCCAGGTACACCATTTGGTGGCTATAAGCAATCTGGTTTCGGTCGTGAGTTATGTATCGAAACATTAGATTTATATACAGAAACTAAAAGTATCATTTCATATTATGGTAGCCGCCCACTAAACCCACTGGGCGTTTAA
- a CDS encoding tRNA-specific adenosine deaminase: MDIFETDRLFMKQALEEAQKAAVLGEVPIGAVLVYNGEIIARAHNLRETTQNATTHAELEVIQKACKKIGSWRLENTTLYVTLEPCPMCAGAILQSRVPRVVYGARDMKAGCVDSLYQLLNDARFNHECEVTEGILAEECGQILTDFFKALRERKKAEKKARKLAEQQ; the protein is encoded by the coding sequence GTGGATATTTTCGAAACAGATCGATTATTTATGAAACAAGCATTAGAAGAAGCACAGAAAGCCGCTGTACTTGGGGAAGTACCTATTGGAGCTGTGCTTGTTTACAATGGAGAAATTATTGCAAGAGCCCATAATTTAAGAGAAACAACACAAAATGCAACCACACATGCTGAGCTGGAGGTTATACAGAAGGCTTGTAAAAAAATCGGTAGCTGGCGTTTAGAAAATACAACACTCTATGTAACGCTTGAACCTTGCCCTATGTGCGCAGGCGCTATTTTACAGTCTCGTGTGCCTCGTGTTGTATATGGTGCACGAGATATGAAAGCTGGCTGTGTAGATTCACTCTACCAACTATTAAACGATGCTCGTTTTAATCATGAATGTGAAGTAACTGAAGGTATATTAGCAGAGGAATGCGGACAAATATTAACTGATTTTTTCAAAGCTTTACGTGAAAGGAAAAAGGCAGAGAAAAAGGCTCGTAAATTAGCTGAACAACAATAA
- a CDS encoding gamma carbonic anhydrase family protein yields MEITYATKKPVVHESVFQAPGTYIIGDVSIDEESSIWFNAVLRGDEDTISIGKRCSIQDNVTIHLFEGAPVIVEDEVTVGHQVVLHGCKIGRRTIVGMGSVILDYAEIGEECIIGANTLITQGTKIPPRSLVVGSPGKVIRSLQDKDFELIQLSIDTYVQKGKEFKQILEG; encoded by the coding sequence ATGGAGATTACATACGCCACTAAAAAACCAGTTGTACACGAATCTGTATTTCAAGCTCCAGGAACATATATCATTGGGGATGTATCAATAGATGAAGAATCTTCAATTTGGTTTAATGCAGTATTACGAGGAGATGAAGATACTATCAGCATTGGAAAACGCTGTAGTATTCAGGATAATGTAACAATTCATTTATTTGAAGGGGCGCCTGTTATTGTAGAAGACGAAGTAACAGTTGGCCACCAGGTGGTCTTACATGGCTGTAAAATAGGTCGTCGTACAATTGTCGGCATGGGATCGGTTATTTTAGATTATGCCGAAATTGGAGAGGAATGTATTATTGGCGCAAATACGCTTATCACACAAGGTACAAAGATTCCTCCACGTTCATTAGTTGTTGGATCACCAGGTAAGGTTATTCGCTCTTTACAAGATAAAGACTTTGAGCTAATTCAATTATCGATTGACACATATGTCCAAAAAGGAAAAGAGTTCAAACAGATTCTAGAGGGCTAA
- a CDS encoding enoyl-CoA hydratase (Catalyzes the reversible hydration of unsaturated fatty acyl-CoA to beta-hydroxyacyl-CoA) produces MNTISFKINNYIAYITINRPETLNCFNYTTLSQLQQVVDEIHIADNVHTVIFTGAGEKAFSAGADLKERKTLTPQEVRRNVRAIRDVFNSIASLPQPTIAAVNGHALGGGFEWLLACDFAIAVEEALLGLTETSWAIIPGAGGTQRLPRLVGEMKAKEMILTAAKITATEAVQLGIILKTVPRELLLSECEALAARIMQNGPVAVRQAKYAISQGMNTDLQTGLAIESKAYELVIPTEDRLEALQAFSEKRQPVFQGK; encoded by the coding sequence ATGAATACAATTTCATTTAAAATAAACAATTATATTGCTTATATAACAATAAATCGACCAGAGACGTTAAATTGTTTCAACTATACAACGTTATCTCAATTACAACAAGTTGTTGATGAGATACATATAGCTGATAACGTCCATACCGTCATCTTTACAGGTGCGGGTGAGAAGGCATTTAGTGCAGGTGCAGATTTAAAAGAGCGAAAAACATTAACACCACAGGAAGTACGTCGGAATGTACGAGCGATTCGAGACGTGTTTAATAGTATCGCAAGTTTACCACAACCCACTATTGCAGCGGTTAATGGACATGCACTAGGTGGAGGCTTTGAATGGTTATTAGCCTGTGATTTTGCGATTGCTGTTGAAGAGGCATTGCTTGGTTTAACTGAAACGAGTTGGGCAATTATTCCTGGCGCGGGTGGAACACAACGACTGCCGCGACTAGTTGGTGAAATGAAGGCAAAAGAAATGATTTTAACAGCGGCAAAAATTACAGCTACTGAAGCTGTACAGCTAGGTATCATTTTAAAAACGGTACCACGTGAATTGTTATTATCTGAATGTGAGGCACTTGCAGCACGTATTATGCAAAATGGTCCAGTAGCCGTTCGTCAAGCAAAATACGCCATTTCACAAGGAATGAACACAGATTTACAAACAGGTCTTGCCATCGAATCAAAGGCGTATGAGTTAGTCATTCCGACAGAGGATCGCCTTGAAGCATTGCAGGCATTCAGTGAAAAACGTCAACCTGTATTTCAAGGGAAATAA
- a CDS encoding CsoR family transcriptional regulator has protein sequence MEDITKEVTCHTEETTSCRKSHHPERVKKDLTTRLNRIEGQIRGIKGMIEKDVYCDDIITQLSATQSALNSVAKILLEGHLKGCVVDRLSEGDEAVLDELVVTIQKLMKK, from the coding sequence ATGGAAGACATAACGAAAGAGGTTACATGTCATACGGAGGAAACTACATCTTGTCGAAAAAGCCATCATCCTGAACGTGTAAAAAAGGATTTAACGACTCGTTTAAATCGCATAGAGGGTCAGATTCGTGGTATTAAGGGAATGATTGAAAAAGATGTTTACTGTGATGATATTATTACGCAGTTATCTGCCACACAGTCTGCTTTAAATAGTGTAGCAAAAATATTATTGGAAGGCCATTTAAAGGGTTGTGTTGTGGACCGCCTATCTGAGGGTGATGAAGCAGTGTTGGATGAATTAGTAGTGACCATTCAAAAGCTAATGAAAAAATAA
- a CDS encoding transcriptional regulator, whose amino-acid sequence MDEKLTEITQVNNDQHLDEETLFVVSQTFKALSDPTRIRILNLLCTDEHSVNDIAEILDLGQSTVSHQLRFLKNLRLVKFRREGTTLYYSKDDDHIMNLLKQAIEHAAHN is encoded by the coding sequence ATGGATGAAAAATTAACAGAGATTACTCAAGTAAACAACGATCAGCATTTAGATGAGGAGACACTATTTGTTGTATCTCAAACCTTTAAGGCATTAAGTGATCCTACAAGAATTCGTATACTAAATTTATTGTGTACAGATGAACATTCGGTCAATGACATCGCGGAAATCTTAGATTTAGGCCAATCGACCGTTTCGCATCAATTACGTTTTTTAAAAAATTTACGTTTAGTGAAATTTCGAAGAGAGGGTACAACCTTATACTATTCGAAGGATGACGATCACATTATGAATTTACTGAAGCAAGCGATTGAGCATGCTGCACATAATTAA
- a CDS encoding acetyl-CoA C-acyltransferase (catalyzes the thiolytic cleavage of beta-ketoadipyl-CoA to succinate and acetyl-CoA), giving the protein MREVVIVDAVRTPIGRYKGVLKSVRPDDLAARVIKALVERNPKVPAEQIEDVIFGNANQAGEDNRNVARMAALLAELPIGVGGTTINRLCGSGMDAVHFAARAIKSGEGDIFIAGGTESMTRAPFVMGKPEVDYPRGDQKLFDTTIGWRFTNPKLQAMYGADTMPQTAENVAQRFNISRKEQDAFAFESQQRAKKAIEENRFADEIVPVRIKDKKGNETIIDTDEHPRPETTLEALAKLRPIFENGTVTAGNASGVNDGASALLLMSADKAKELNITPLARYVTGAIAGLEPAVMGLGPIYASKKALHRAGLTTKDIGLYELNEAFASQALESMKQLELDPATVNVNGGAIAFGHPLGASGARILTTLLYEMKKQNVQYGLASMCIGVGQGIATIIANIES; this is encoded by the coding sequence ATGAGGGAAGTCGTTATCGTAGATGCTGTACGTACACCAATTGGACGATATAAAGGCGTATTAAAATCTGTACGCCCTGACGATTTAGCTGCCAGAGTGATAAAAGCACTTGTGGAACGAAATCCCAAAGTGCCCGCCGAACAAATAGAAGATGTTATTTTCGGAAACGCTAACCAAGCTGGTGAAGATAATCGAAATGTTGCACGTATGGCCGCTTTACTTGCAGAGCTACCAATTGGGGTTGGTGGAACAACCATAAATCGATTATGTGGTTCAGGAATGGATGCTGTACACTTCGCAGCCCGTGCCATCAAAAGTGGTGAAGGTGATATTTTTATAGCGGGTGGTACAGAAAGCATGACGCGAGCACCATTTGTCATGGGTAAACCTGAAGTAGACTATCCACGTGGCGATCAAAAATTGTTCGATACAACGATTGGTTGGCGTTTTACAAACCCAAAGCTACAAGCCATGTATGGAGCTGATACAATGCCACAAACAGCTGAAAATGTAGCACAGCGCTTTAACATTAGCCGTAAAGAACAAGATGCCTTTGCCTTTGAAAGCCAACAACGTGCGAAAAAGGCGATTGAAGAAAATCGTTTCGCAGATGAAATCGTACCCGTCCGCATTAAAGATAAAAAAGGCAATGAAACGATTATTGATACAGACGAACATCCACGTCCCGAAACGACACTTGAAGCACTGGCCAAATTACGTCCTATTTTCGAAAACGGTACAGTAACGGCTGGTAATGCTTCTGGTGTTAACGACGGCGCATCTGCTCTGTTATTAATGAGTGCTGACAAAGCAAAGGAACTGAATATCACACCTTTAGCACGTTATGTAACAGGAGCTATTGCGGGATTAGAGCCTGCTGTTATGGGATTAGGCCCGATTTATGCTTCTAAAAAAGCGCTACATCGTGCGGGGCTAACAACAAAGGATATCGGGCTTTATGAACTAAACGAGGCATTCGCTTCACAAGCATTAGAATCCATGAAACAGCTTGAACTAGACCCAGCCACGGTGAATGTAAACGGTGGTGCGATTGCATTCGGCCATCCACTAGGTGCAAGTGGTGCTCGTATTTTAACAACGTTACTTTACGAAATGAAGAAACAAAACGTACAATACGGACTGGCTTCTATGTGTATCGGCGTTGGTCAAGGAATCGCAACAATTATAGCAAATATAGAATCTTAG
- a CDS encoding 2-nitropropane dioxygenase produces MNQLCSILKIQYPIIQGGMGNISSPELVASVSNAGGLGTIGCGTMTPAEVEKRIVTTKQLTEKPFAINIPINVNPYTKELLQMAITLKVPVVSLSAGNPEPFIKKLHAHNICVMVVIAAVKHAIKAEQGGADVLVVEGFEAAGINSNLELTTFTLIPQVVDAVSIPVVAAGGIGDGRGLAASFMLGAAGVQMGTRFIATQEMPVHKTYKQRLLDATDVETVILGRSVGQIRRVLKSPYTAELLSDEGIGITLADYQERTSEAYHIKGAIEGNEKGGFVNSGQIAGMIQDLPTVSTLINNMMTDAQKCLNRALLTNFQSQ; encoded by the coding sequence TTGAATCAATTATGTTCGATTTTAAAGATTCAATACCCAATTATACAAGGAGGAATGGGAAATATCAGCAGTCCTGAACTCGTAGCTTCTGTGTCAAATGCAGGAGGATTAGGAACAATCGGCTGTGGGACAATGACACCAGCAGAAGTAGAGAAGCGCATAGTAACTACAAAACAACTGACGGAAAAACCATTCGCTATTAATATCCCAATTAATGTCAACCCTTACACAAAAGAATTATTACAAATGGCTATAACACTTAAAGTACCGGTCGTTTCTTTATCAGCAGGAAACCCCGAACCATTTATCAAGAAGTTACATGCCCATAATATTTGTGTAATGGTGGTTATAGCAGCTGTCAAACATGCTATCAAGGCAGAACAAGGCGGTGCTGATGTGCTTGTTGTAGAAGGATTTGAAGCGGCAGGGATTAATTCAAATTTAGAGTTGACAACATTTACACTAATTCCACAAGTTGTTGATGCGGTTTCGATTCCCGTTGTGGCAGCAGGTGGTATTGGTGATGGACGAGGATTGGCAGCTTCATTCATGCTTGGAGCAGCGGGTGTACAAATGGGAACACGTTTTATTGCTACGCAGGAGATGCCTGTACATAAGACATATAAACAAAGGCTACTCGATGCGACAGATGTAGAAACGGTTATTCTTGGCAGATCAGTTGGGCAAATACGTCGTGTATTAAAATCGCCTTACACAGCTGAACTTCTGTCAGATGAAGGAATAGGCATAACGCTTGCTGATTATCAAGAACGTACATCTGAAGCTTATCATATCAAAGGAGCCATTGAAGGAAACGAAAAGGGTGGTTTTGTGAATAGTGGACAAATTGCAGGGATGATCCAAGACTTACCGACTGTTTCCACGCTTATCAACAATATGATGACCGATGCACAGAAATGTTTAAATCGCGCATTGCTTACTAATTTTCAGTCTCAATAA
- a CDS encoding copper resistance protein CopZ gives MQNVTLNVQGMSCGHCVNAVEKSVGALTGVDQVKVNLAEGLVDVAFDEAKVSLDQIKETIDDQGYDVK, from the coding sequence ATGCAAAACGTAACTTTAAATGTACAAGGAATGTCATGTGGACATTGTGTAAATGCAGTAGAAAAAAGTGTTGGAGCATTAACTGGTGTTGACCAAGTGAAAGTGAACCTAGCAGAAGGCTTAGTAGATGTTGCATTTGACGAAGCAAAAGTATCTTTAGATCAAATTAAAGAAACAATTGATGACCAAGGCTATGATGTAAAATAA
- a CDS encoding thioesterase, translating to MIDLKQVINGAVEPPACDQTLCIKLISAIAGDAICSWEINENFLNGHQIVMGGYIASAADITMAYSMASVLEENQVFSTINLQITFLRPLHVGIATVDSRIIKKGRKTCYVEAIVSQNEKYVAKVTSSIMIL from the coding sequence ATGATTGACTTAAAACAAGTTATTAACGGGGCAGTTGAACCACCGGCATGTGATCAAACGTTATGTATTAAATTAATCTCGGCTATTGCTGGAGATGCTATTTGCTCATGGGAGATTAACGAAAATTTTTTAAACGGTCATCAAATAGTAATGGGTGGATATATAGCTTCTGCGGCTGATATTACGATGGCATATTCAATGGCTTCTGTACTAGAAGAAAACCAAGTATTTTCAACCATTAATTTACAAATAACATTTTTACGACCTCTTCACGTAGGTATTGCCACTGTTGATTCAAGGATCATAAAAAAAGGACGGAAAACTTGTTATGTGGAGGCGATAGTTTCACAAAATGAAAAATATGTCGCTAAAGTAACGTCTTCTATAATGATTCTTTAA